A DNA window from Gasterosteus aculeatus chromosome 16, fGasAcu3.hap1.1, whole genome shotgun sequence contains the following coding sequences:
- the epsti1 gene encoding epithelial-stromal interaction protein 1 isoform X1, producing MDPYRRDTGRKPYSVDPADGASGTPGGELTPESPNGDAPDSGNPPATGRQPQYSGGFTVIPPNESLRDKLRRNAQKEEEELQRWKEANRVTYVHADPEKLGGAATLAATREMQHTDLRCSKLQKRLKKEELDKRRRQEEEEENQRKKDIQREKAERLEARRRQEEQRRREQLSQDRARKTESFLQRFERAAPCPPASGGAAQTPHKAVEIKPKCERDVQQEHRRVNQAFLDSLEGRRRGSEQATRAPPLLAPDDFRHGPCDLAGQRVAPALPDADPDHSFADWTDEADPACDGALVKLMKSFPGCSRSFLEDILDQCSGDHQQAHALLDCTMN from the exons ATGGATCCCTACCGGAGAGACACCGGGAGGAAGCCGTACTCTGTCGACCCGGCAGACGGCGCATCTGGAACACCTGGAGGCGAGCTGACACCCGAGAGTCCAAACGGAGACGCGCCTGACAGCGGGAATCCTCCGGCGACCGGCAGACAGCCGCAATA CTCAGGCGGATTCACCGTGATCCCACCGAATGAGTCCCTGCGAGACAAGCTGCGAAGGA ATGctcagaaagaagaggaggagcttcaGAGATGGAAAGAGGCAAACAGAGTCACCTACGTGCACGCCGACCCAGAGAAGCTTG GTGGTGCTGCAACACTGGCTGCAACGAGGGAGATGCAGCACACAGACCTACGCTGCTCCAAACTGCAAAAAAGG CTGAAAAAGGAAGAGTTggacaagaggaggagacaagaggaagaggaggagaaccagaGGAAGAAAGATATTCAGCGGGAAAAG GCCGAGCGCCTGGAGGCGAGGAGGcggcaggaggagcagcggaggagggAGCAGCTCAGTCAGGATCGCGCCAG GAAGACTGAGAGCTTTCTGCAGCGGTTCGAGAGGGCAGCCCCGTGTCCTCCGGCATCCGGAGGTGCCGCACAAACGCCACACAAG GCCGTGGAGATTAAACCGAAATGCGAGAGAGACGTTCAGCAGGAACACAGGAG GGTGAACCAAGCCTTCCTGGACAGTCTCGAGGGTCGACGGCGGGGGAGCGAGCAGGCGACGAGGGCGCCTCCCCTTCTGGCCCCCGACGACTTCAGACACGGGCCGTGCGACCTCGCCGGACAGCGAGTCGCCCCCGCTCTGCCGGACGCAGATCCAGATCACAGCTTCGCCGACTGGACGGATGAAGCCG ATCCGGCCTGCGATGGGGCGTTGGTGAAACTGATGAAAAGCTTTCCGGGCTGCAGCAGATCCTTCCTCGAGGACATCCTGGACCAGTGCAGCGGGGATCACCAGCAGGCCCACGCACTCCTCGACTGCACTATGAATTAA
- the epsti1 gene encoding epithelial-stromal interaction protein 1 isoform X2, producing the protein MDPYRRDTGRKPYSVDPADGASGTPGGELTPESPNGDAPDSGNPPATGRQPQYSGGFTVIPPNESLRDKLRRNAQKEEEELQRWKEANRVTYVHADPEKLGGAATLAATREMQHTDLRCSKLQKRLKKEELDKRRRQEEEEENQRKKDIQREKAVEIKPKCERDVQQEHRRVNQAFLDSLEGRRRGSEQATRAPPLLAPDDFRHGPCDLAGQRVAPALPDADPDHSFADWTDEADPACDGALVKLMKSFPGCSRSFLEDILDQCSGDHQQAHALLDCTMN; encoded by the exons ATGGATCCCTACCGGAGAGACACCGGGAGGAAGCCGTACTCTGTCGACCCGGCAGACGGCGCATCTGGAACACCTGGAGGCGAGCTGACACCCGAGAGTCCAAACGGAGACGCGCCTGACAGCGGGAATCCTCCGGCGACCGGCAGACAGCCGCAATA CTCAGGCGGATTCACCGTGATCCCACCGAATGAGTCCCTGCGAGACAAGCTGCGAAGGA ATGctcagaaagaagaggaggagcttcaGAGATGGAAAGAGGCAAACAGAGTCACCTACGTGCACGCCGACCCAGAGAAGCTTG GTGGTGCTGCAACACTGGCTGCAACGAGGGAGATGCAGCACACAGACCTACGCTGCTCCAAACTGCAAAAAAGG CTGAAAAAGGAAGAGTTggacaagaggaggagacaagaggaagaggaggagaaccagaGGAAGAAAGATATTCAGCGGGAAAAG GCCGTGGAGATTAAACCGAAATGCGAGAGAGACGTTCAGCAGGAACACAGGAG GGTGAACCAAGCCTTCCTGGACAGTCTCGAGGGTCGACGGCGGGGGAGCGAGCAGGCGACGAGGGCGCCTCCCCTTCTGGCCCCCGACGACTTCAGACACGGGCCGTGCGACCTCGCCGGACAGCGAGTCGCCCCCGCTCTGCCGGACGCAGATCCAGATCACAGCTTCGCCGACTGGACGGATGAAGCCG ATCCGGCCTGCGATGGGGCGTTGGTGAAACTGATGAAAAGCTTTCCGGGCTGCAGCAGATCCTTCCTCGAGGACATCCTGGACCAGTGCAGCGGGGATCACCAGCAGGCCCACGCACTCCTCGACTGCACTATGAATTAA